One Mycoavidus sp. HKI genomic region harbors:
- the fur gene encoding ferric iron uptake transcriptional regulator: MTNHSDLKSIGLKATLPRLKILEIFQNSDIRHLSAEDVYRALLNEELDIGLATVYRVLTQFEQAGLLIRSNFESGKSVFELNEGTHHDHLLCIDCGLVEEFYDPEIERRQQMIAKSRGFVLHEHSLSLYGSCRKENCPHKKSSSV, translated from the coding sequence ATGACCAATCATTCCGATCTAAAGAGCATCGGCCTCAAAGCGACCTTACCACGCCTGAAGATCCTCGAGATCTTTCAAAACAGTGATATCCGGCATTTGAGCGCTGAAGATGTGTATCGCGCGCTTCTTAACGAGGAGCTTGATATTGGTCTTGCCACCGTTTATCGAGTGCTCACGCAGTTTGAACAAGCTGGGTTGCTGATCCGCAGCAACTTTGAATCAGGTAAATCCGTGTTCGAGCTTAATGAAGGCACGCATCATGATCATTTGCTTTGTATCGACTGTGGTTTAGTCGAGGAATTTTACGACCCTGAAATTGAGCGACGCCAGCAGATGATTGCAAAAAGCCGGGGGTTTGTCCTGCACGAGCATTCGCTTTCCTTATATGGTTCATGCCGTAAGGAAAACTGCCCGCACAAGAAATCTTCATCTGTTTAG
- the rplM gene encoding 50S ribosomal protein L13: MKTFSAKPAEVTHKWYVVDVKDKILGRVASEVARRLRGKHKPEFTPHVDTGDFIVVVNAGQLKVTGNKATDKKYFRHSGYPGGIYETTFSKMQERFPGRALEKAVKGMLPKGPLGYAMIKKLKIYANDSHPHTAQQPQALEI; encoded by the coding sequence ATGAAAACATTTTCTGCTAAACCTGCTGAGGTTACGCATAAATGGTATGTGGTTGACGTGAAGGATAAGATTCTCGGTCGTGTCGCCAGTGAAGTGGCGCGCCGTTTGCGCGGTAAGCACAAACCCGAGTTCACTCCACACGTCGATACCGGCGATTTTATCGTTGTCGTTAACGCTGGTCAGTTGAAAGTCACTGGCAATAAAGCCACTGACAAAAAGTATTTCCGTCACTCGGGTTACCCGGGTGGTATTTATGAAACAACTTTCAGCAAGATGCAAGAGCGTTTCCCAGGGCGCGCGCTAGAAAAGGCCGTTAAAGGGATGTTGCCTAAAGGCCCGTTAGGGTATGCAATGATCAAGAAACTTAAGATCTATGCAAACGATTCCCACCCGCATACGGCACAGCAGCCGCAAGCCCTAGAAATCTAA
- the gap gene encoding type I glyceraldehyde-3-phosphate dehydrogenase produces MTVRVAINGYGRIGRNTLRAFYEAGKKHDLEIVAINDLGDAKTNAHLTQYDTTHRQFPGTVEVDGENLIVNGDRIRVLANRNPAALPWGELGVDVVLECTGFFTSKEKASAHLQGGAKKVIISAPGGKDVDATIVYGVNHQTLKKEHTVISNASCTTNCLAPLVKPLHDKIGVVNGLMTTIHSYTNDQVLTDVYHEDLRRARSATQSMIPAKTGAASAVGLVLPELNGKLDGFAIRVPTINVSIVDLSFVAARDTTVDEVNAILKEAADGPLKGILAYNTLPLVSTDFNHHPASSIFDATLTKVSGRLVKVSSWYDNEWGFSNRMLDTAVAFAQAK; encoded by the coding sequence ATGACGGTTCGCGTCGCAATTAATGGCTATGGCCGTATTGGCCGCAATACGCTACGCGCATTTTATGAAGCAGGCAAAAAGCACGATCTCGAGATTGTGGCGATTAATGATCTAGGCGATGCCAAGACCAATGCTCATTTGACGCAATACGATACAACCCATCGTCAATTTCCGGGTACGGTAGAGGTCGATGGCGAAAACCTAATCGTCAATGGCGACCGGATTCGCGTGTTGGCTAATCGTAACCCAGCGGCTTTGCCATGGGGCGAGCTTGGGGTCGATGTGGTGCTGGAATGCACCGGGTTTTTTACCAGCAAAGAAAAGGCCAGTGCCCATTTGCAAGGGGGCGCGAAGAAAGTCATTATTTCAGCGCCTGGCGGCAAAGATGTGGATGCCACGATTGTGTATGGCGTGAACCATCAGACGCTAAAAAAAGAGCACACCGTGATTTCAAATGCATCGTGCACGACCAATTGTCTGGCCCCTTTGGTTAAGCCATTGCATGACAAGATTGGGGTGGTCAACGGTTTGATGACAACCATCCATTCTTATACCAATGACCAGGTACTGACCGATGTGTATCATGAAGACCTGCGGCGCGCGCGTTCGGCCACGCAGAGCATGATCCCAGCTAAAACCGGCGCTGCCTCAGCGGTTGGCTTAGTCCTGCCTGAGCTGAACGGCAAGCTTGATGGCTTTGCCATCCGTGTGCCGACGATCAATGTATCGATTGTGGATTTATCTTTTGTAGCAGCGCGCGACACCACAGTGGATGAGGTCAACGCAATTCTAAAAGAAGCCGCTGATGGTCCGCTCAAGGGCATTTTGGCCTACAACACACTGCCGCTCGTTTCGACAGATTTCAATCACCATCCAGCGTCGTCAATTTTTGATGCAACCCTGACTAAAGTATCAGGCCGGCTGGTTAAAGTCTCGAGTTGGTATGACAATGAATGGGGCTTTTCAAATCGCATGCTAGATACAGCAGTGGCGTTTGCACAGGCGAAGTAA
- the leuS gene encoding leucine--tRNA ligase, translating into MQEKYIPTEVEAAMQRHWAQHNVYQASEAAPRDKKFYCVSMLPYPSGKLHMGHVRNYTINDVMARYLRMKGFNVLMPMGWDAFGMPAENAAMANGVAPAQWTYDNIAYMKKQMQAMGLAIDWSREFATCEPDYYKWNQWLFLKMLEAGIVYKKTGTVNWDPVDQTVLANEQVIDGRGWRSGALVEKREIPMYYMRITHYAGELLDALDDLGWPERVKLMQQNWLGKSTGVNISFPYQLDGEQKLLRVFTTRADTLMGATFCAIAAEHPLALHLAQNRPELQAFIDTCKLGGSAEADLATLEKKGVATGFFVQHPLTGQDIEVWLGNYVLMSYGEGAVMGVPAHDERDFAFALKYGLPIKQVIAVNEQPYSNTNWADWYTDKENGVCVNSGKYNGLAYEQAVKAIVADLAALGLGEQRVVWRLRDWGISRQRYWGTPIPLIHCAACGEVPVPEADLPVVLPEDLVPDGSGNPLAKSAAFVNCSCPKCGAPARRETDTMDTFVDSSWYFSRYTCPAAQINGQPSIVDARTEYWMPMDQYIGGIEHAILHLLYSRFWAKVMRDLGLVTFSEPIKNLLTQGMVLNETFYRENAAGKRTWFNPTEVTLSRDSKGRPCGAVLNADGLPVVVGGIEKMSKSKHNGVDPQSLIDQYGADTARLFIMFAAPPEQQLEWSSAGVEGASRFLRRLWTFGYAQADLMARAASLNVTSLASSTYLARLTEAQKALRRDIHRILTQAEFDYQRVQYNTVVSAAMKMLKALEAATEAQAGEATEMWGLVVREGYGILLRVLYPVVPHIACNLWDALGFNAEFGCALLDAPWPEIDQGALEKSEIELVLQINGKVRGALAVAKEACRDEIEQAALAHEVFKRFANGQMPKKVVVVPGRLVNLVI; encoded by the coding sequence ATGCAAGAAAAATATATTCCTACCGAAGTTGAAGCGGCGATGCAACGTCATTGGGCTCAACACAATGTATATCAGGCAAGCGAAGCGGCCCCTCGGGATAAGAAATTTTATTGCGTGTCGATGCTGCCTTACCCTTCTGGCAAGTTGCATATGGGGCATGTGCGCAACTATACAATCAATGATGTGATGGCCCGCTATCTACGGATGAAAGGCTTCAATGTATTAATGCCGATGGGCTGGGATGCATTCGGCATGCCGGCAGAAAATGCGGCGATGGCAAATGGCGTGGCGCCGGCGCAATGGACCTATGACAATATTGCCTACATGAAAAAGCAAATGCAGGCGATGGGCTTGGCCATAGATTGGTCGCGCGAATTTGCAACCTGTGAGCCGGATTACTACAAATGGAATCAGTGGCTGTTTTTGAAGATGCTTGAGGCGGGCATCGTCTACAAAAAAACCGGCACCGTCAATTGGGATCCGGTTGACCAAACCGTATTGGCGAATGAACAAGTTATCGATGGCCGCGGCTGGCGCTCAGGCGCGTTAGTTGAAAAGCGTGAAATCCCAATGTACTACATGCGGATTACGCACTATGCGGGCGAGTTATTAGACGCACTCGATGATCTGGGCTGGCCAGAGCGGGTTAAGCTGATGCAGCAGAATTGGCTAGGTAAAAGTACCGGAGTGAATATCAGCTTTCCCTATCAACTCGATGGGGAACAAAAGCTGTTACGGGTTTTTACCACGCGCGCCGATACTCTGATGGGCGCAACCTTTTGTGCGATAGCTGCCGAACATCCGCTGGCGCTGCACTTAGCGCAAAACCGGCCAGAATTGCAGGCTTTTATTGATACCTGCAAATTAGGCGGCAGTGCCGAAGCCGATCTGGCAACCCTTGAAAAGAAAGGTGTCGCCACAGGTTTTTTCGTTCAGCATCCACTGACCGGGCAAGACATCGAAGTATGGCTGGGTAATTACGTGTTAATGAGCTACGGCGAAGGCGCGGTGATGGGGGTGCCAGCGCATGATGAGCGTGATTTTGCGTTTGCGCTTAAATATGGTCTGCCGATTAAGCAAGTGATTGCGGTCAATGAGCAGCCTTACTCTAATACCAACTGGGCCGATTGGTATACAGATAAAGAAAATGGCGTCTGCGTAAATAGCGGAAAATACAATGGCTTGGCCTATGAGCAGGCAGTCAAGGCGATTGTTGCTGACTTAGCCGCACTCGGTCTGGGTGAGCAACGTGTGGTATGGCGTTTGCGCGATTGGGGTATTTCGCGGCAGCGCTATTGGGGCACGCCGATTCCACTGATTCATTGCGCTGCATGTGGTGAGGTCCCCGTGCCAGAGGCGGATTTGCCCGTTGTCTTACCGGAAGATTTAGTGCCAGATGGCAGCGGCAATCCGCTGGCCAAATCAGCGGCTTTTGTTAATTGCAGCTGCCCTAAATGCGGTGCGCCTGCACGTCGCGAAACCGACACGATGGATACCTTTGTCGATTCATCCTGGTATTTCTCGCGCTATACCTGTCCGGCTGCGCAAATCAATGGCCAACCGTCGATTGTCGATGCGCGCACCGAGTACTGGATGCCGATGGACCAATATATCGGTGGTATTGAGCATGCGATTTTGCATTTGCTGTATTCTCGTTTTTGGGCCAAAGTGATGCGCGATCTCGGCCTGGTGACGTTTTCTGAGCCGATAAAAAATTTACTGACACAGGGCATGGTGCTCAACGAAACTTTTTATCGTGAAAATGCTGCTGGCAAACGCACCTGGTTTAACCCGACTGAAGTGACCTTGAGCCGTGATAGTAAAGGCCGGCCTTGTGGCGCCGTGCTCAACGCGGATGGCTTACCGGTGGTCGTGGGGGGCATTGAGAAAATGTCCAAATCAAAACATAATGGCGTTGACCCACAATCATTGATTGACCAGTACGGCGCAGATACGGCACGTTTATTTATCATGTTTGCCGCGCCTCCCGAGCAACAGCTTGAATGGTCGAGTGCCGGGGTCGAGGGCGCGAGTCGCTTTTTACGCCGGCTTTGGACATTTGGCTATGCACAGGCTGACTTGATGGCGCGTGCAGCCTCTTTGAACGTCACTTCGTTGGCCTCCAGTACGTATTTAGCTCGTTTAACTGAAGCGCAAAAGGCATTGCGCCGCGACATTCATCGCATCTTGACGCAAGCTGAATTTGACTATCAGCGCGTTCAGTACAATACGGTTGTCTCGGCTGCCATGAAAATGCTCAAGGCACTTGAAGCTGCAACCGAGGCCCAAGCGGGTGAGGCCACCGAAATGTGGGGTCTAGTGGTGCGCGAGGGATATGGCATTTTGCTGCGCGTGTTGTACCCAGTGGTACCGCATATTGCTTGCAACTTGTGGGATGCGCTTGGATTTAACGCTGAATTTGGCTGCGCGCTATTAGATGCGCCTTGGCCTGAGATTGATCAGGGCGCGCTTGAGAAAAGCGAGATCGAGTTGGTGTTGCAGATCAACGGTAAGGTACGAGGCGCGCTCGCCGTTGCCAAAGAGGCCTGCCGTGATGAGATTGAGCAAGCAGCGCTCGCTCATGAGGTGTTTAAGCGTTTTGCTAATGGCCAGATGCCAAAGAAAGTGGTGGTGGTGCCTGGGCGTCTTGTCAATCTGGTGATTTAA
- the rpsI gene encoding 30S ribosomal protein S9: MIGNWNYGTGRRKSAVARVFIKQGSGAIIVNDKPIADYFSRETSLMIVSQPLELTQHGKTFDVKVNVSGGGETGQAGAVRHGITRALIDYDLTLKPALSKAGFVTRDAREVERKKVGFHKARRRKQFSKR; this comes from the coding sequence ATGATTGGAAACTGGAACTATGGCACCGGCCGCCGCAAAAGTGCGGTTGCGCGCGTCTTTATTAAGCAGGGTAGCGGCGCTATCATTGTGAATGACAAGCCAATCGCTGATTATTTCTCGCGTGAAACATCGCTAATGATTGTGAGCCAGCCACTTGAGCTGACCCAACATGGCAAAACGTTTGATGTTAAAGTCAACGTGAGCGGCGGTGGCGAGACCGGTCAAGCGGGTGCGGTGCGTCATGGCATTACTCGTGCGTTAATCGATTATGATCTGACGTTAAAGCCTGCTTTGTCGAAAGCCGGCTTTGTGACCCGAGATGCCCGCGAAGTTGAGCGTAAGAAGGTCGGCTTTCATAAAGCCCGCCGTCGTAAGCAATTCTCGAAGCGTTAA
- the tkt gene encoding transketolase: MSSTSQATRMANAIRVLAIDAVQQANSGHPGMPMGMAEIAVALWHRHLKHNPTNPHWPDRDRFVLSNGHGSMLLYALLHLTGYDNLPIEELKRFRQLHSKTPGHPEVGITSGVETTTGPLGQGLANAVGMALAEALLAQEFNHDEIKIVDHYTYAFVGDGCLMEGISHEACSLAGTLKLAKLIVLYDDNGISIDGNVEHWFADNTPQRFEAYGWHVIRQVDGHDVEAVDTAIAAAKKTGKPTLICCRTVIGKGAPTKAGGHDVHGAPLGAAEIAATRIALDWPFEPFAIPAEVYAAWGARDRGAEAEANWRERFDAYRAKYPQQALEFMRRSNGELPANWPEATRAFIAGTYAKAETIATRKASQQTIDGLAAILPELLGGSADLTGSNLTNWKAAKPVRATEHGLQFGHHINYGVREFGMSAVLNGIALHGGYRPFGGTFLTFSDYSRNALRVAALMKARSIFVFTHDSIGLGEDGPTHQPVEHLASLRLIPQLDVWRAADTVETAVAWVHAVERQGPSCLVFSRQNLPFIARSDAQIENIAKGGYVLRDWNEEIVAHKLILLATGSEVELALAAIEPLARVGIAARIVSMPATTVFDRQTADWRESVLPKGVMRMAIEAGVSDYWRKYVGLEGDVIGLDTFGESAPAAALFEHFGFTVENIVKKARALLS, encoded by the coding sequence ATGTCGTCAACTTCTCAGGCCACACGGATGGCGAATGCGATCCGTGTGTTAGCTATAGATGCAGTGCAGCAAGCGAATTCTGGTCACCCTGGCATGCCAATGGGCATGGCTGAGATTGCCGTTGCGCTTTGGCATCGTCATTTGAAACATAATCCAACGAATCCCCATTGGCCTGACCGTGACCGCTTTGTGTTGTCAAATGGACATGGTTCAATGTTGCTGTATGCGCTGCTCCATTTGACCGGCTATGATAATCTGCCAATCGAAGAGTTAAAACGCTTTAGGCAATTGCATAGCAAGACCCCTGGACACCCAGAAGTCGGTATTACGTCAGGGGTAGAGACCACCACCGGCCCACTTGGACAAGGGCTCGCCAACGCAGTTGGGATGGCGCTTGCTGAGGCGCTGCTGGCACAAGAATTCAATCATGACGAGATCAAAATCGTCGACCATTACACCTATGCTTTCGTTGGCGATGGTTGCCTGATGGAAGGCATTTCGCATGAAGCCTGTTCATTGGCTGGCACCTTGAAGCTCGCCAAATTGATCGTATTGTATGACGACAATGGGATCTCAATTGACGGGAACGTTGAGCACTGGTTTGCGGATAATACGCCGCAGCGCTTTGAAGCCTATGGCTGGCACGTGATTCGTCAAGTCGATGGACACGATGTCGAGGCGGTAGATACCGCTATTGCTGCCGCGAAAAAAACCGGTAAGCCAACTTTGATTTGTTGCCGCACAGTGATCGGCAAGGGCGCTCCCACTAAAGCGGGAGGGCATGATGTCCACGGCGCTCCGTTAGGCGCAGCTGAGATCGCGGCTACCCGGATAGCGCTTGACTGGCCGTTTGAGCCTTTTGCCATACCTGCTGAGGTTTACGCCGCTTGGGGCGCGCGTGACCGTGGCGCTGAAGCGGAAGCTAACTGGCGCGAGCGCTTTGACGCTTATCGCGCGAAGTACCCACAGCAAGCTCTTGAATTTATGCGCCGCAGCAACGGCGAACTGCCGGCTAACTGGCCTGAGGCAACCCGCGCCTTCATCGCCGGTACTTATGCAAAAGCTGAAACCATTGCTACCCGTAAAGCTTCGCAACAGACCATTGACGGCCTGGCTGCGATCCTGCCCGAATTGCTCGGCGGCTCAGCAGATTTGACCGGGTCAAATTTGACCAACTGGAAAGCTGCAAAACCCGTGCGTGCGACTGAACATGGCTTGCAATTCGGCCATCATATCAATTATGGCGTGCGTGAATTCGGTATGAGCGCAGTCTTGAATGGTATTGCATTGCATGGTGGTTATCGGCCGTTTGGCGGCACCTTCTTGACGTTTTCCGATTACAGTCGCAATGCGCTTCGTGTCGCTGCCTTAATGAAGGCGCGTTCGATCTTCGTGTTTACGCATGACTCAATCGGTTTAGGTGAAGATGGCCCGACGCATCAGCCAGTCGAGCACCTCGCCAGCCTGCGCTTGATTCCGCAGCTGGATGTGTGGCGTGCCGCCGATACCGTTGAGACCGCGGTAGCATGGGTGCATGCGGTTGAGAGACAAGGACCCAGTTGTCTGGTGTTTAGCCGCCAGAATTTACCCTTTATTGCGCGTAGCGATGCGCAGATTGAGAATATCGCTAAAGGTGGCTATGTGCTGCGTGATTGGAATGAAGAGATCGTTGCACACAAGTTGATTCTGCTGGCTACCGGTTCAGAAGTCGAGCTGGCGTTAGCGGCAATTGAGCCACTTGCGCGCGTTGGCATTGCGGCGCGTATTGTATCCATGCCTGCAACCACCGTGTTTGACCGGCAAACGGCAGATTGGCGCGAATCTGTATTACCCAAAGGGGTGATGCGTATGGCGATTGAGGCGGGCGTAAGCGATTACTGGCGCAAATACGTTGGCCTGGAAGGTGATGTGATTGGCCTTGATACGTTTGGCGAGTCAGCCCCGGCGGCGGCGCTCTTTGAGCATTTCGGTTTTACGGTAGAAAATATTGTCAAAAAGGCGCGCGCTTTGTTGAGCTAG
- the recG gene encoding ATP-dependent DNA helicase RecG: MPASKTLLNEPLADAAPAATPASLPKSSSGPQADKLIKLGLRRALDLVLHLPLRYDDETTLTAIRDLPPGASAQVEGLITHHEITYRGRRQLCITLTDENGDPLLLRFLNFYGSQVKQLAVGVRLRARGEVRDGFLGMEMVHPAYRIVTQDEALPQALTPIYPTCAGLSQAYLRRAINHALAETPLPELFPDELKAEIIAPLQLPPLAAAVRTLHHPPAEVDATALLERTHPAWIRIKFEELLAQQLSLKRAHMQRRTRSAPALVASLLATEQTLVARLLSALPFVLTCAQQRVQKEISVDLAVPHPMQRLLQGDVGSGKTVLAALAAAQAIDAGYQVALMVPTELLAEQHVRKLRGWFEPLGIHLVWLTASLKAKEKRAALAAAAAGDAQLIVGTHAIIQDKVEFARLGLVIIDEQHRFGVEQRLALRSKAHHEVAGLNWQPHQLMMSATPIPRTLAMSYYADLDVSTLDELPPGRQPVVTKLVSQARREEVIARVRQAALAGRQVYWVCPLIEESETLQLQTAEDTFAMLSAALPELKIGLIHGRLKPADKAEVMAAFTRNEIQLLVATTVIEVGVDIPNASLMVIEHAERFGLSQLHQLRGRTGRGSTASACVLLYAGPLSYTARARLNTLRETNDGFEIARRDLEIRGPGEFLGARQSGTAMLRFADLQEDLWLIEPAQRAADYLLRKHPDIVMQHLKRWLEGRENYLKV; encoded by the coding sequence ATGCCGGCATCTAAAACCTTGTTAAACGAACCGCTGGCGGATGCGGCGCCTGCCGCAACGCCTGCGAGTCTCCCCAAGTCCTCTTCTGGACCTCAAGCGGACAAGCTGATTAAGCTTGGGCTGAGGCGCGCGCTTGATTTGGTCTTGCATTTGCCGTTGCGCTATGACGACGAAACGACGCTCACGGCAATCCGCGATCTGCCTCCTGGCGCAAGTGCTCAGGTTGAGGGCCTGATTACTCATCATGAAATTACGTATCGAGGGCGCCGCCAACTGTGTATTACGTTAACGGATGAAAATGGCGATCCGCTGCTGCTGCGCTTTTTGAATTTTTACGGTTCGCAAGTCAAGCAGCTTGCTGTGGGCGTGCGACTGCGTGCCCGTGGTGAGGTGCGGGATGGATTTTTGGGGATGGAAATGGTGCATCCAGCGTATCGGATCGTTACCCAAGATGAAGCATTACCGCAAGCGCTGACGCCTATCTATCCAACCTGCGCGGGTTTGAGTCAAGCGTATCTACGCCGAGCGATTAATCATGCGCTGGCTGAGACCCCGTTGCCAGAATTGTTTCCGGATGAGTTGAAGGCCGAGATTATCGCACCGCTGCAATTGCCACCGCTGGCGGCTGCGGTGCGCACGCTACACCATCCGCCTGCTGAGGTTGATGCCACCGCATTGCTTGAGCGTACGCATCCTGCTTGGATCCGCATCAAATTTGAAGAACTCTTAGCGCAACAATTGTCATTAAAGCGAGCGCACATGCAACGGCGCACGCGTTCAGCGCCGGCGTTAGTTGCTAGTCTTTTGGCCACAGAGCAAACATTGGTGGCGCGCTTATTATCTGCGCTGCCGTTTGTGCTAACGTGCGCTCAGCAGCGTGTGCAAAAAGAAATTAGCGTGGATTTAGCGGTGCCCCATCCAATGCAGCGGCTCTTGCAAGGCGATGTCGGCAGCGGCAAAACGGTGCTTGCAGCACTTGCGGCAGCGCAAGCAATTGACGCTGGCTATCAAGTTGCGCTGATGGTCCCCACAGAACTGCTGGCTGAGCAACATGTGCGCAAGCTGCGTGGTTGGTTTGAGCCGCTTGGCATACATCTCGTATGGTTGACCGCAAGCCTAAAAGCCAAAGAAAAACGCGCCGCATTGGCGGCGGCAGCGGCAGGCGACGCGCAGTTGATTGTGGGCACGCACGCGATCATTCAAGATAAAGTTGAATTTGCCCGGCTTGGGCTGGTGATTATCGATGAGCAGCATCGTTTTGGCGTTGAGCAGCGGCTGGCATTGCGGAGCAAGGCGCACCATGAGGTGGCTGGTTTAAACTGGCAGCCCCATCAATTAATGATGAGCGCCACGCCCATCCCGCGTACGCTTGCCATGAGCTATTACGCAGATCTTGATGTGTCTACGCTAGATGAGCTTCCGCCTGGCCGCCAGCCGGTTGTGACGAAGTTGGTTTCACAAGCGCGGCGCGAAGAAGTGATTGCGCGTGTACGGCAAGCAGCGCTGGCTGGCCGGCAGGTATATTGGGTTTGCCCATTGATCGAAGAAAGCGAAACCTTGCAATTGCAAACGGCAGAGGATACTTTTGCGATGTTATCTGCGGCGCTGCCTGAATTAAAGATTGGCTTAATCCATGGCCGGCTTAAGCCAGCAGACAAAGCTGAGGTGATGGCCGCCTTCACGCGGAATGAAATTCAGTTGTTAGTGGCCACCACGGTCATTGAAGTGGGCGTTGATATACCGAATGCATCGCTGATGGTAATTGAGCATGCTGAGCGTTTTGGCTTGTCTCAGTTACACCAATTGCGCGGCCGCACCGGACGCGGAAGCACAGCTTCCGCCTGCGTTTTGTTATATGCTGGGCCATTGTCCTATACCGCGCGAGCGCGTTTAAATACATTGCGCGAAACGAATGATGGCTTTGAAATTGCGCGGCGTGACCTTGAAATCCGGGGGCCGGGCGAGTTTCTGGGCGCGCGTCAATCTGGTACGGCGATGCTGCGTTTTGCCGATCTGCAGGAAGATCTCTGGCTGATTGAACCCGCTCAGCGGGCAGCTGATTATTTACTGCGTAAGCATCCAGATATTGTGATGCAACATTTAAAGCGCTGGCTAGAGGGACGAGAAAACTATTTAAAAGTATGA
- the erpA gene encoding iron-sulfur cluster insertion protein ErpA: protein MSAAIEVSTADIPSAPLIFTDSAANKVKQLIEEEGNAALKLRVFVQGGGCSGFQYGFTFDEEIGEDDTVMDKNGVQLLIDAMSYQYLVGAEIDYKDDLSGAQFVIKNPNASTSCGCGSSFSV, encoded by the coding sequence ATGAGCGCGGCAATTGAAGTTTCTACAGCGGACATCCCTTCAGCGCCACTAATTTTTACCGATAGCGCGGCGAATAAGGTCAAGCAATTAATTGAGGAAGAAGGTAATGCAGCACTCAAGCTGCGCGTTTTTGTGCAAGGTGGCGGTTGCTCGGGCTTTCAATACGGTTTTACTTTTGACGAAGAAATCGGAGAAGACGATACCGTGATGGATAAAAACGGTGTTCAGCTACTGATTGATGCGATGAGCTATCAATATTTGGTAGGGGCTGAAATTGATTATAAAGATGATCTGAGCGGTGCGCAGTTTGTGATCAAAAATCCGAATGCGTCGACCAGTTGCGGTTGTGGCTCTTCATTTTCTGTCTGA
- the dapB gene encoding 4-hydroxy-tetrahydrodipicolinate reductase encodes MSALKIALTGASGRMGRMLIETILATPSVQLVGVYERSNNALVGQDAGAFLGQSTGVAVSNDLDAVLAPAECLIDFTRPEGTLANLNLACQYGVKLVIGTTGFTPTQQAELAVAATKVPLVLAPNMSVGVNVTFKLLELAARSLASGYDIEIIEAHHRHKVDAPSGTALKMGEIVAHALGRDLAEVAVYGREGVTGARDPATIGFATVRGGDIVGDHTVLFAGIGERIEITHKSSSRLSYAQGALRAAHFLADKPNGLFDMQDVLGLR; translated from the coding sequence ATGAGTGCGCTTAAAATTGCCTTGACGGGCGCTTCTGGGCGCATGGGCCGCATGCTGATTGAGACAATCCTGGCTACGCCCAGCGTGCAGCTCGTGGGCGTGTATGAGCGCAGCAATAATGCGCTGGTAGGGCAAGATGCCGGGGCTTTCTTAGGTCAATCTACAGGGGTGGCCGTCTCTAATGATCTCGACGCGGTGTTAGCGCCGGCTGAATGCTTGATTGACTTTACGCGTCCAGAAGGTACCCTCGCCAATTTGAACCTAGCCTGTCAGTACGGCGTAAAGTTGGTGATTGGCACGACCGGGTTTACGCCAACTCAGCAGGCCGAGTTGGCCGTGGCCGCGACTAAAGTGCCGCTTGTGCTAGCGCCGAATATGAGTGTTGGCGTGAATGTGACTTTTAAGCTGCTGGAGCTGGCTGCGCGTTCTTTAGCTAGCGGTTATGATATTGAAATTATTGAGGCGCATCACCGGCATAAAGTCGATGCGCCATCAGGCACTGCCTTGAAGATGGGCGAAATCGTGGCGCATGCATTGGGCCGTGACTTAGCGGAAGTGGCAGTGTATGGCCGCGAAGGGGTCACCGGAGCGCGGGACCCTGCGACGATTGGTTTTGCAACCGTGCGCGGCGGTGATATTGTGGGCGATCATACGGTGCTGTTTGCGGGCATCGGCGAGCGCATTGAAATTACTCATAAATCATCTAGCCGCCTGAGCTATGCGCAAGGTGCGCTACGGGCGGCGCATTTTTTGGCGGATAAGCCAAATGGCCTATTTGATATGCAAGATGTGCTTGGTCTGCGTTGA